ACAGCATAACTATTTCAAAAATCGCTCGATTTAGCACAAAAGTACTATGATTGACAGATTTCGGGAACTCAACTTATTTCTTCTGTATTGAAATTTAGCTGTGGGCGATCGCTGTCAACCGATCGCTGACAAAATAGAGTTTTCTAGGAGAAGCACAATGGACAACGATGCTATTCAACAAGAAATAATGGCACTTCTCAATCAGGAAGATATATTGTCCTCACTAAATAAGATATTTCAAAAATATGGCGTGTTAGACACTAAAAATATTTCCATAGAATTCAATTTTTTTGAGAAAACACCATCCGATCGCGATTGCCGTCCAAATACCAGCGTGTTGCCAGATCCCTCACCAGATAGTGTATTCCGAACCACTGCTTGGTTTTGCCCTTGCCCCCCAAACCAAGCTTGTGCGCCACCTCCTGGTAAGTGGATTGGGTGATACAGCCACAGGTATGTTTAGAATTATTCCTGCAACAAGAGGGGTTTTCTAAGTTATATTGTTGCCTGTCTGACATACTCAGATATGCTCTTAAGTATGTCGATGTCTGAGTAAATTTAAAAATGGCTCAAAGTAGGAGTAGTTGGGGTTGGCGGCTACGGCTGGCGTGCTGTGTAGCAGTTAGTGGAGCGATCGCTACTGAAGATCGGATTTCAGCTCAGGTTGTTCCCGACAATACATTAGGTGCTGAAAGCTCATCAGTTAACCAAACTACTCCTCTAACTTCTCAAATTGAAGGTGGAGCAGCGCGGGGTAAAAATCTATTTCACAGCTTCGAGCAGTTTTCTATCCCAGCAAATGGTGAAGTGCGCTTCAATAACGATGTAAATATTGAAAATATTATCACCCGCGTGACTGGCTCTAGTGCTTCTAATATAGATGGCGCGATCGCCGCTAACGGTAGCGCCAACTTATTGTTAATCAATCCAAATGGAATTATTTTTGGCACTAATGCCTCGCTCAATATTGGTGGTTCATTTCTCGCTAGTACAGCGCGTAGCATTATTTTTGCCGATGGCACTCAGTTCGATGCAAATCATTCTCAAACTCCGCCCTTACTAACAGTTAATACGCCGATCGGCTTGCAATTTGGCTCCAATTCTGGCGCGATCGTTAACCGCTCTCAAGCGTCTCTCAACGGAGCAGTAAATTACTTTGGCTTTCCTGCTGGTTTACAAGTAGTGACAGGTAAAACATTAGCACTTGTAGGAGGTAGTATTTTACAAGAGGGTGGAAATATGACAGCAGCAGAGGGACGAATTGAACTAGGCAGTGTTTTCGATAATAGTTTAGTGAATCTCAAGCCCACAGAAAAAGGCTGGAAGTTGGGATACGAGCAGGTACAAAATTTTCAAAATATTGAGTTAAATAGCTTTGCAAACATACCTTATTTAGATGTCAGTGGTGAAAGTAATGGCGATCTTCACCTTCAAGGTAAGGTAATTCAAATTAACAATTATGGATTGACCTCTATAAATAGACAAGAAATCCAACCGGGAAATTTGACTATAAACGCCTCAGATAATATAGAATTGGCGGGCGTGAATACCGTAATATCTACTTTAACTTTTGGAGCAGGAAATGGCGGAAGTATTACTTTCAATACTAAAAATTTAACCGTGAAAGAAGGGGCGCAAGTTTTTACTTCTACTTTTGCTACAGGTGCTGGAGGAAAATTAACTGTTAACGCATCAGAATCAGTACAAATAATCGGTAGTTTTCCTTTATCTATTGATAATTTTGAGGCATTTAGTAGTTTATCTAGTGCAACTGCTGCTGCTGGAAATGCAGGGGACTTAACAATTAATACTTCAAAACTAATTGTCAGAGATGGAGCAAAAATATCCACAGCATCAGAGGGAATTGTTTTCGATCTAACTCTCAACCAGTTCGTACCAGCAACAGGCAAAGGAGGAAACCTCACTATCAACGCATCTGAATCTGTAGAGCTGACGGGGACTACAAAAAATGGTTCTCCGAGTACCTTAACTGCGATCGCTCAAGGTGGTGCAACTGCTGGAAATCTGAGAATTAATACAAAAAGTTTGACGATTGGGAATGAGGCGGAAATAAGTGTCAGCAGTTTCGGTACGGGTAATGCAGGCAACTTGGAAGTTACAGCTAATTCCATCCGTGTAGAAGATGGTGGCAAACTTACTGCTACCAGTAAATTCAGCAGTGACGGTGGAAATATAAACTTACAAAACCTGGACTTACTTACATTACGCAACAATGGTGAAATTTCTACTAGTGCGGAAGGTGCAGGCGATGGTGGCAATATAAATGTTGATACAGACAATCTAGTACTAGCAGAAAGAAGCAAAATTACAGCTAAAGCTGTCGATGGTCGCGGTGGTAATATCAGCATTACAACCCAAGGACTCTTTGTGTCTCCCGATAGTACGATCGATGCCAGCTCCGATCGCGGTCTTAATGGAATCGTAGAAATTAGAAGACCAGATGTAGACCCCAGCGCTGAGTTAGTTGTCTTACCAGCAGATGTCGTCGATGTCAGCGGTTTGGTGGCTCAAGGGTGTTCTGTAGGTAGCGTAGCATCAGGAGAAAGCAGCTTCGCGATCGCTGGACGAGGTGGCTTACCTCCAACTCCTGCCGAAACAACTAGAAGCGAGTCCATCTTGGCAGATTTGGGCATTGCAGAAAAGTCAAAAGTTAGAAGTCAAAAGTCAAAAGCAATTTCGACTCCCGCAGAAATTTCCAATAAAGTTAATCCCGCCCCACTTGTGGAAGCTACAGGGTGGGTGGTAGGTTCTAATGGTGAGGTCATACTGACTGCTTCTGTTATTACCGATACGCTTAATATTCCTTGGTTTAGACCGAATAGCTGTAATGGAACGTAAATTTTACAATAGTTTTGCATCCCTCCTCATACAAATAACGGGAGGGATTGGTTGTATAAGCATTAGTTTTTGTTTACTGACTCCTAGTCTTAATGCTAGCCCCGATCCGGCGGTCGTTGCACGGACAAACTTACAAGCACAACTCCCAATCGCTCAAACTCCCCCTCTCCCTGCACCGCCTCCGCGTCCCCAAGATGTAATTCCGCGCTCCGAACCCGCGCCTCCAGAACTCCCGACACCCGCTCCCTTACCACCACCAGAAGATTTATTACAGCCACCTGATGCACCTCCCACACCCGCACCTATACCGGGAAAAATTCCAGAAAAACTAACAGTTAAAAGGTTTGAGGTGACTGGCAGTACGGTATTTAGCCCCCAAGATTTCGAGAAAGTTTTAGCTCCCTTCACAAATCGATCGCTGTCTTTTGCCGAACTGTTTCAAGCCCGTACTGCTGTTACGCAACTATATATAGATAAAGGATATATTACCTCTGGGGCTTTAATTCCACCCCAAGCCATCCAAGACGGCGTAGTGAAAATTCAAGTCGTCGAAGGGGGATTAGAAGCAGTTAACATACAGGGAACGCGGCGATTAAGACCTAGTTACATTCGCGATCGCATTCCGCAAGCCACACCCCTGAACCAACAACGCCTGTTAGAGGCTTTGCAACTGCTACAACTCAATCCCTTAATTCAAAACCTCTCAGCCGAACTTTCAGCAGGGACTCGTGCAGGTACGAGCGTGCTAGATGTCACTGTGAAAGAAGCAGATACCTTTGATACGCAAATTGTATTGGATAACGGGCGATCGCCTAGTGTTGGTAGCTTCCGGCGACGGGTGCAATTGAATCAAGCTAATTTACTCGGATTTGGCGATGGGTTGAGTTTTGCATATAGCAATACCGACGGTAGCAACGGCATAGATGGTAGTTATACAATCCCCGTAAATGCTAAAAATGGCGCGGTTAGCTTGAATGTTGGATTTACCGACAGCAACGTGATCGAACCTCCATTCGACGACCTCGAAATTGATGGTAATTCCCGCTATTTTGAACTCAGCTATCGTCAACCTATATTGCAATCTCCTAATCGTGAATTCGCTCTTGGTTTAACAGCAGCGCGGCGTGAAAGCGAAATTTCTTCTGATGTTTTAGAAGAGTTTGACTATCCTTCCTCTTTGCTATCACCAGGCGCAGATGAGGATGGAGATACTCGCATTTCAGCCGTCCAATTCTTTCAGGAATGGACGCAACGTAATACCAGAGAAGTATTTGCAGCGCGATCGCAATTTAATT
This window of the Chroococcidiopsis thermalis PCC 7203 genome carries:
- a CDS encoding ShlB/FhaC/HecB family hemolysin secretion/activation protein, whose translation is MERKFYNSFASLLIQITGGIGCISISFCLLTPSLNASPDPAVVARTNLQAQLPIAQTPPLPAPPPRPQDVIPRSEPAPPELPTPAPLPPPEDLLQPPDAPPTPAPIPGKIPEKLTVKRFEVTGSTVFSPQDFEKVLAPFTNRSLSFAELFQARTAVTQLYIDKGYITSGALIPPQAIQDGVVKIQVVEGGLEAVNIQGTRRLRPSYIRDRIPQATPLNQQRLLEALQLLQLNPLIQNLSAELSAGTRAGTSVLDVTVKEADTFDTQIVLDNGRSPSVGSFRRRVQLNQANLLGFGDGLSFAYSNTDGSNGIDGSYTIPVNAKNGAVSLNVGFTDSNVIEPPFDDLEIDGNSRYFELSYRQPILQSPNREFALGLTAARRESEISSDVLEEFDYPSSLLSPGADEDGDTRISAVQFFQEWTQRNTREVFAARSQFNLGVGAFDATINSDAPDSRFFSWQGQAQWVRLLAPDTLFLLRTNIQIADDPLVPLEQFGVGGLESVRGYRQDALLSDGGLFASAELRIPVYRVPERQLTLQVTPFVDFGTIWNEAGRSVDDLTPPEDEDTLVSVGLGLRFQLADTVTARLDWGIPLVDIEDRDRTWQENGVYFSVNYSLF
- a CDS encoding filamentous hemagglutinin N-terminal domain-containing protein yields the protein MAQSRSSWGWRLRLACCVAVSGAIATEDRISAQVVPDNTLGAESSSVNQTTPLTSQIEGGAARGKNLFHSFEQFSIPANGEVRFNNDVNIENIITRVTGSSASNIDGAIAANGSANLLLINPNGIIFGTNASLNIGGSFLASTARSIIFADGTQFDANHSQTPPLLTVNTPIGLQFGSNSGAIVNRSQASLNGAVNYFGFPAGLQVVTGKTLALVGGSILQEGGNMTAAEGRIELGSVFDNSLVNLKPTEKGWKLGYEQVQNFQNIELNSFANIPYLDVSGESNGDLHLQGKVIQINNYGLTSINRQEIQPGNLTINASDNIELAGVNTVISTLTFGAGNGGSITFNTKNLTVKEGAQVFTSTFATGAGGKLTVNASESVQIIGSFPLSIDNFEAFSSLSSATAAAGNAGDLTINTSKLIVRDGAKISTASEGIVFDLTLNQFVPATGKGGNLTINASESVELTGTTKNGSPSTLTAIAQGGATAGNLRINTKSLTIGNEAEISVSSFGTGNAGNLEVTANSIRVEDGGKLTATSKFSSDGGNINLQNLDLLTLRNNGEISTSAEGAGDGGNINVDTDNLVLAERSKITAKAVDGRGGNISITTQGLFVSPDSTIDASSDRGLNGIVEIRRPDVDPSAELVVLPADVVDVSGLVAQGCSVGSVASGESSFAIAGRGGLPPTPAETTRSESILADLGIAEKSKVRSQKSKAISTPAEISNKVNPAPLVEATGWVVGSNGEVILTASVITDTLNIPWFRPNSCNGT